The sequence CATTGTCAAAGTCATTGATGAGGCGACACCCAAGTTCAACGCGGCGGTCCGCAAGGCGGTGGAGGACACCGAAAAGTGGCTGCCCGCAGCCAAGAAGGCCATTGAGGAAGGCAAGCGCGTGCCGCCGCCGCCCGAGTGGCCCAAGCATCGGCTCGAGAACAACGCCGAGCCCACCAGCATCTACAACGCGATGGTCCACCCGCTGGTCCCGTTCGGCATTCGCGGGGCCATCTGGTACCAGGGCGAGTCAAACCACATGGACGGCATGGCCTACTTCGACAAGATGCAGGCCCTGATCAACGGATGGCGGAAGATCTGGGCCCAAGGCGACTTCCCGTTCTACTACGTTCAGATCGCCCCGTTCGATGCTATCTATCCGGACGACACGCTGCCGCGCTTGTGGGAGGCCCAGCTTGCGGCCTTATCTATCCCCAACACCGGCATGGCCGTCACCGTTGACATTGCCGACCTCAAGGACATCCACCCGAAGAACAAGCAAGACGTCGGCAAGCGCCTCGCCTTGTGGGCCCTGGCCAAGACCTACGGCAAGACCGGCTTCGAGTATTCCGGTCCACTCTACAAGTCGATGGCCGTCGAGGGCAGCAAGATCCGGCTTAGGTTCGACCATGTCGGCAGCGGCCTCATCTCGCGCGACGGCAAGCCGCTGAGCTGGTTCGAGATCGCCGGCGAGGACAAGAAGTTCGTCAACGCCGAGGCGGTCATCGATGGCGAAACGGTGGTGGTGAGCAGCGCCGAGGTTCCCCAGCCGGTGGCAGTGCGTTTCGGCTGGAGCCGTAAGGCCGAACCCAACCTGTCCAACAAGGCCGGCCTCCCGGCCTCGCCGTTTCGTACGGAC is a genomic window of Phycisphaerae bacterium containing:
- a CDS encoding sialate O-acetylesterase, translated to MSPRQIIRIGAAVLFVGIIVFTPAARADVRLPSVIGDHMVMQRDMPLPVWGWADPGEEVAVTLGDAGISTKAGPDGKWMVKLPVMPAGGPHSLIVKGKNTITLTDVLVGEVWVCSGQSNMEMGINSIQDAEKEVAAARYPNIRLYHVCPYRTATEPQDDFKAEWHPCSPDTIKKTGAFWTSGFPATAYFFGRQLHKELDVPVGLIATAWGGTRIEPWTPRAGFESVPSLKDIVKVIDEATPKFNAAVRKAVEDTEKWLPAAKKAIEEGKRVPPPPEWPKHRLENNAEPTSIYNAMVHPLVPFGIRGAIWYQGESNHMDGMAYFDKMQALINGWRKIWAQGDFPFYYVQIAPFDAIYPDDTLPRLWEAQLAALSIPNTGMAVTVDIADLKDIHPKNKQDVGKRLALWALAKTYGKTGFEYSGPLYKSMAVEGSKIRLRFDHVGSGLISRDGKPLSWFEIAGEDKKFVNAEAVIDGETVVVSSAEVPQPVAVRFGWSRKAEPNLSNKAGLPASPFRTDKW